The genomic DNA CCGGCGCTGAACAGATCGATACCGCTGACCTTGAGGCGCGTTCCCGCATCCTGCCAGTGAAAATCCTTGCCGGGCGCGCCGCACAGCCGCGCCGCCAGCACATCCGCTTGCTGCATACAGGGCGCGACCAGGCCAAAAGTCTGGCCATCAATTTCGCAGCATTCGCCGATGGCGCTAACGCCGGGGACCGACGTCGCCAGCTGGCGATCAACCACAATGCCGCGCTGACACAGCAACCCTGCGGCCTGCGCCAGCGCGATATTTGGCCGCACGCCGGTCGCCATCACCACCCGCTGTGCAGGAATGTTGCGGCCGTCATCAAGCATGACGGCCTGAGGGGTGATGGCCGCAATTCCGGCATTCAGTTCGCAGCGGATGCCGCGCGCCGCCAGGCGCTGTACCAGCAGTTTGCTGGCCTGCTCATCGAGCTGCTGCTCCATCAATCGACCGCTGCGCTGCACCAACGTGACGTTGTCACCGGATTGCCGCAGCGCGGCCGCCGCTTCCACCCCCAGCACCCCGCCGCCGATCACCACCGTCGCCCCCGGACTTGCCAGGATGGCATCAACATCAGCCTGAGTGCGGAAGGCAAACACATGCGGCAACGTGATGCCCGGCAACGACGGCATAAAAGCGTGGGAGCCACAGGTGAAGACCAGCTCGTCCCAGATCAGCGTGCGCTGAGTGGTGGTGACCCGACGGGCCGCAATATCCACCGCCAGCGCCGTCTCCCCGGTGCACAGCGTGATGCCGTGTCCGGCGTACCATCCCTCCGGCTGCAGCAGCGTCTGCGGAAACGTTTTCTCTCCGCCCAGCACCGGAGAAAGCAGAATACGGCTGTAGGCCGGGTGCGGCTCATCGCCGATAATCGTTATCGCAAACGCCCCCGGTGCAGCGGTCACCAGCTTCTCTGCCAGCCGGGTTGCCGCCATACCGTTACCGATCATCACCAGTTTCCGCATACGCCCGTCCCTTACGCCGCTTTGGGCTGTTTTTCGTAGAGGAAATGCAGAATCTGCTGACGCAGATGGTGATAGCGCCCGTCATCAGCCAGCTGTACCCGATTGCGCGGGCGCGGCAGATTAACCTCCAGTATTTCGCCCACGCTGGCCGCCGGGCCGTTGGTCATCATCAGCACGCGATCGGAGAGCAGCACCGCTTCATCCACGTCGTGGGTTATCAAGACGATGGTGGTATTCAGCGCCTGCTGGATCTGCATCACCGAATCCTGCAAATGCGCGCGGGTCAGCGCGTCCAGCGCACCGAACGGTTCATCCATCAGCAGCACCTTAGGTTTCATCGCCAGCGCACGGGCAATGCCAACGCGCTGTTTCATGCCGCCGGAGATTTCCGCAGGCCGTTTGTGCATCGCATGACCCATCTGTACACGATCGAGGTTGTGTTCAATCCACTCCCGGCGCTCGGCCTGGCTCATGCTGCGGCGGAAAACGTGGTCAACCGCCAGCGCGACGTTATCAAAGCAGGTCAGCCACGGCAGCAGCGAATGGTTCTGGAACACCACCGCCCGCTCCGGTCCCGGCCCCGCGATCTCCCGGTTATCGCAAATCAGCCCGCCTTCGCTTGGCAGGGTAATCCCGGCGATCAGGTTGAGCAGCGTGGATTTCCCACAGCCAGAATGGCCTATCAGACTCACCGTTTCCCCTTCGTGAATATCAAACGAGACGTTTTGTAAAGCCAGAAACTCGCCGCTGGCGGTATGGAAACGCTGGCTCACGGCCTGGACCTGAATTAATGGTTTCATGCGATTCTCCTTATTTCTCTTGCCAGCTAAAACGACGCGCAATCAGCATCAGCCCCTGCTCCAGCAGCAGCCCGACGACGCCAATGATGACGATCGCAATGAGGATGTTTTCCACGTTGAGGTTGTTCCACTCGTTCCAGATCCAAAAACCAATGCCCAGACCACCGGTGAGCATTTCCGCCGCCACAATCACCAGCCAGGCGATACCGATCGACAGCCGAACGCCGGTCAGTACCGAGGGCAATACCGCCGGGAAGAGGATTTTGCGCATGACCGTCCATTCAGAAAGCTGTAGCACCCGCGCAACGTTGAGGTAGTCCTGCGGAATGCGTCTGACCCCTTCAGCGGTGTTGATCACCATCGGCCAGATAGAGCAGATAAAAATGGTCCAGCTCGAGGCAGGCTCCGCCTTCTGGAACAACAGCAGGCCAATTGGCAGCCACGCCAGCGGGCTGACCGGGCGCAGCAGTGCGATAAGCGGCGTAAACATGCGGGAACAAAAGGTAAAGCGGCCAATCAGGAAGCCCAGCGGGATCCCGACCAGCGCCGCCAGACCGAACCCCACGGCCACACGCTGGAGCGACGCCAGCACATTCCAGCCAACGCCCACATCGTTAGGGCCATTGTTGTAGAACGGATCGGCGAACAGCGTCAGCGCGGAGTCGAGCGTGCTTAGCGGGGTCGGAAAACCTTTGCTGTTGACTGCCGCCAGTTGCCAGAGCAGCACCAGCATGCCTAATCCCATCAGCGCCGGGATCGCGCGCTCAGCCAGACCGCGAATCCGCCGACCCCATACGGGGGCCTGTCGACGTACCTGCACCGGCGGCAGCGTAATCACTTCTCCCGCTGGCGCGGGCATCTTCTCAACGGTTTTGTTTCTGCTCTTCATCTCATGCTCCCAAACGTTGAATGGCAAAACGGCGGGCGTATCCGGCGGGGTCACTCCCATTCCAGACGGTGCCGTCAATCAGTGTGCTGCTGCGTAAGGTTTGCGTTGGTGCGGCGATCCCTCCCACGGCCTGCGCGGCGTCTTTCCACACGTCGATGCGGTTGATGCGCTGGGCAACGGCCAGATAATCCGGATCGCTTTTCAGCAGACCCCAGCGACGGAACTGGGTCAGGAACCACATGCCGTCCGACAGCCACGGGAAGCTAACATCGCCCTGGTCAAAAAAACGAATCGGGTGCGCATCGTGCCAGCGACGCCCGATACCGTTGTCGTAGTCGCCGAGCATACGGCCGGTCAGGTACTGTTCTTTGGTGTTGAGCCACCAGCGCACGACTGGTATTCGGGTACTGTTCAACCCACTCACGGCGCGTGCCCAGGACTTTTTCCGGGTGTTCCGGCCAGATTTCCTGGCTGGTGGCGGCGGTAAAGCCGATGCGATCGTTGATGGCGCGGGCGTTCCACGGCTCGCCGACGCAAAAACCCACCATGTTGCCAATACGCATGTTCATCACCATCTGCGGCGGCGGAACCACCACGGTACGAATATCGCTGAAGGGATTAATGCCGCCGCTGGCCAGCCAGTAGTAGAGCCACATCGCATGAGTGCCGGTCGGAAAGGTATGCGCAAAGGTGTAGGTGCCCGGCGCGCTGTTGCCAATAAGCGTCTTCAGCGCGCTGAGATCGCTCACGCCCTGCGCATGCAAATCCGTCGATAGGGTGATCCCCTGGCCGTTACGGTTCAGCGTCATCAGGTTAGCCATCGCCTGCGGTTTACCCGCCACGCCCAGCTCCAGCCCATACAGCAGGCCATAGAGCACGTGCGCCGCGTCCAGCTCGCCGTTAACCAGTTTGTCGCGCACTGCCGCCCAGCTGGCTTCTTTACTTGGCACGAGGGTGATGCCGTACTTCTTATCGAATCCCTTTAACGCCGCAATCGCCAACGGCGCGCAGTCGGTGAGCGGGATAAACCCCACCTTGACCGTTTGCCGTTCCGGTTTATCGGAACCGGCCGCCCAGGCTGCCTGCATGATGCCCGGCAGCAGCATCGCGCCGCCCAGCGCCGCGCCCGCCTGAATAAATCGCCGCCGTGATAGTGAAAACGTCTCGCCCATATTCGCTCCCGAATGCAAAAAAAAAGCGCCCGGCAATGCTTCGCATTGCAGGACGCCTTTATCCTCGTGGTCTCCGAACCGCCGTTGGCTCGTGACCGATGATTTATTAAGTTAATGCAATTCAGATGCCAGGTCGTAAACACATGGGGTTGCGGCAAATAATGTTGTCTGCGTCACCTTTTTTGCACCGCAGCAAAGCATTCATGCCCGTTCATTGTGCAACGGTGGGGGGGCCTCCTGCTGCCATAACGTCTTTACCGCCAGCAGCGCGCGCGCGATCTCTACCATGCGCTGATTCTTCTCCATCGCCATTTTGCGCAGGCAGTGCCAGGCCTGCTCTTCGTTCATCTGCCGGTAGGTCATCAGCACGCCTTTGGCTTTATCAATCAGCCGCCGCTCTTCCAGCGTATCCTTCAGCGACGCCAGCTGGCTGGAAAGCTGCTCCAGTTCGCGCGCCTGCTGGCGCACCAGCGGCAGCAGCTGCCTGTCCAGGTGCAGCAACATACCGTCGCTGACGGCGTCATCCTGCCGTGGATCGGGGGCGTTATCGTCCAGCAGCAGGCCATCAACGGCCGTCATCAGCTCGCCAATCAGCAGCTCTTCCAGCCCGCGCATCTGCTCCAGCCGCTGAGTTTGCAGCTGGAACCAGCGCAGCGCCGTTTCGCCATCATCCTCGCCGGGCTGGCGGGTACAGGCGATCCGCCGCAGCTGTTCAATCGCTATCCCCGCCTGACATTCGGTGTAAAACAGCATCTTCAGCGGGCTCGTCGCCAGCGACAGAAAGCTGTCAAAACAGGGCTGCTGGCCGTCAATACGATCGACCAGCCGTTGGCGAAGCTCCTGGCTAAAACAGCCCAGCGCAAACCCCTGCGCCCCCAGCGCACGCTCCTGCCCCACCAGCTCTTTGCCCTGCATAAAGCTGTACAGCGCCACCAGCCGCGCG from Klebsiella sp. WP3-W18-ESBL-02 includes the following:
- the ntrB gene encoding nitrate ABC transporter permease, giving the protein MKSRNKTVEKMPAPAGEVITLPPVQVRRQAPVWGRRIRGLAERAIPALMGLGMLVLLWQLAAVNSKGFPTPLSTLDSALTLFADPFYNNGPNDVGVGWNVLASLQRVAVGFGLAALVGIPLGFLIGRFTFCSRMFTPLIALLRPVSPLAWLPIGLLLFQKAEPASSWTIFICSIWPMVINTAEGVRRIPQDYLNVARVLQLSEWTVMRKILFPAVLPSVLTGVRLSIGIAWLVIVAAEMLTGGLGIGFWIWNEWNNLNVENILIAIVIIGVVGLLLEQGLMLIARRFSWQEK
- the nasR gene encoding nitrate regulatory protein NasR (NasR is a transcription antiterminator and transcriptional regulator for the nasFEDCBA operon), producing the protein MINHEDDTPDAIEWFRYARQVQKDQLRQLARQGQLVSQISHVVHMLQCERGASNIWLCSQGRLYGAERRASAALVDEQLRPLLRCLSPRHLPSTSGLCQRIARAVWSLEQLPALRENVASRQIAAETATGQFSRTIRHLLNIIPQLNDSIDDPQLAARLVALYSFMQGKELVGQERALGAQGFALGCFSQELRQRLVDRIDGQQPCFDSFLSLATSPLKMLFYTECQAGIAIEQLRRIACTRQPGEDDGETALRWFQLQTQRLEQMRGLEELLIGELMTAVDGLLLDDNAPDPRQDDAVSDGMLLHLDRQLLPLVRQQARELEQLSSQLASLKDTLEERRLIDKAKGVLMTYRQMNEEQAWHCLRKMAMEKNQRMVEIARALLAVKTLWQQEAPPPLHNERA
- a CDS encoding ABC transporter ATP-binding protein, whose amino-acid sequence is MKPLIQVQAVSQRFHTASGEFLALQNVSFDIHEGETVSLIGHSGCGKSTLLNLIAGITLPSEGGLICDNREIAGPGPERAVVFQNHSLLPWLTCFDNVALAVDHVFRRSMSQAERREWIEHNLDRVQMGHAMHKRPAEISGGMKQRVGIARALAMKPKVLLMDEPFGALDALTRAHLQDSVMQIQQALNTTIVLITHDVDEAVLLSDRVLMMTNGPAASVGEILEVNLPRPRNRVQLADDGRYHHLRQQILHFLYEKQPKAA